CTGGAGCTGCTACAATTGCTTCAGTGGGAGCTGTGTCGGTATTAGAAACGTGTTCAGTTTTTTGATCCATTTCATGACGCGTCCAAGGCTTGGATTAGACTTATGAGAATAGCTTTTCTTAAATGGAAGGAGGGTGCATACATAACAGTTCTAGAAAGGAAATCAATATGCAATCACAAAGGATCTAGCAAAGAGGTTTGGCATGAAATATACAATTTTATGTTTCCTTAACACAGACATGGAAGTTACATTGCAGGAACAGAACATGATACAAAATCTACTTGACAAAGTAAGGGAGGTCCAAGACATAGAGGAGGAAGTATGCCCAGATCACGCCGGAGATCCCGCCGAAGAAGAACCCGCCAGTGAATTTCGCCCACCCGTCAGCAGTTTGCAGCTGATCAGGGGTCTTTTTCCTGCCGGTCAAGGTCAATGACGGTGCAGTGGATGGCTCTCCTTCATTGAAGGATGCAATGCCATACATTGTCAAGCAGATGCTCAAAATGGCAATGAGACCACCGGCGGCCAGTGAGCCAGCTCCTCCGGCGTAGGCTGTGTTCCTTAGAGGGCCAGCTTTCACAAATGGACCGACCAGAAGAAAACCATGTGCCAGACCTACTTCAATTCCCCTCAGCAATGGGTTGACTGCTGTTCTGTAGGCTGGGAGGTTTGAGAGGTACCATGCTATCAATGGGCTTGAGGTTACTGGAGTCTCGAGGCTTCCAATGAATGGGTCTCCATTGATTGGCTGGATCACTTGGTACGTTGGCTGCAACAATATCCATAgcttattattatatggagAATTGCTTAACAATAAATGCACTCCCAaaacacctttttttttttttttatcggtTAGCAAATATAATCtcctttggactttccttcaaaatttttaaaatgcgtttgctaaagagaagtttccactcttttataaaaaaatgttttgttctcttcctcatccgatgtggggtctcacaatccacctccctttgaggcctagcgtcctcgctgtcacatgttcctttctccaatcgatgtgagatcttctaatccactccctttcaGGGACCTGCATCCTTACAAGCACACCGtcttgtgtccacccctttcggggctcagcgtaCTCGCTGACACATAGTCTGGTGtatagctctaatatcatttgtaatggtccaagcccatcgttaacaaatattgtcttttttgggctttccctttcgtgcttcccctcaacgtttttaaaacgtgtctgtgctagggagaggtttctacaccttgcaaagaatgtttcgttctcctctccaacttgagATGTCATGAAATAGTATACATTACTTGgcatgaaatatttcttaaaagcTCAAAGCTAGGCAGatgaaatagaattgggagaTGATGGTTGGTTAGATTACCTTATCAGCTTGGATGGCTCTGATAGTGAAGGAGTGTGTTCTTGCAGGTATGCGTCGGAGCGGCGAAACGGAGAGGCCTTTGGGAGCAACCAAAGCTCTGGTGGTGGAAGAAGCAAAGCTGGAACTGAGCTGACTGGCAATGGGGGAGGTTGCAGTGGCCATGGCTGCTGCTGCCTTTGGCTTGTGGAAGAATCAGTGgcagagaagaagatgaatgaggTGAGATTTTTAGATTTGGTTTCGGGATTTAGCTTAAGCTTATTGTCGTTGCTGGCCATGGAAATTTGTGGGAGCCTGTCATTGATCAACCCCTCTCTTCTCATTGGATGGAACTTGCCACGTAACCTTATCCCTTATCCATCTCTCCCTCTCACACACACATGAGAATGGGCTAGCCCATGTGGGTTTCAAAGGTTTGAATTTGGGCCTCTCGCTCAATGAAATGCATTCGGTGACGGGGTATCGACGTTGGGACCATGGAACGTGTCAAGCTTACATCTTAAGCTAGTCTACATAATCTAAAATCTAGATCTCTGATGACAAGTGTAACGACTCTAAATTTCTATATACACAAAGTTGCTACTATCGTCTCATACTCATCTCTTATGCCGATATATAAGTCTTAAAAGAAACATCATTTATATCGTAAACatcgaaaacatttaaaacaacttAATCTTCTAGAAAACACTGTTagtcttacgtgtttcaaacgaaATACtagaattcaaaaaaataaaacaaaataatttaaaatgatgaaattcaAGACAACCTATGctaacctaagactaggaatttaaatgtGCATCTATcttatgcacgtgccacagtctacTCTTGATGCTGTCGTCATCTGTACATAGACACcttgtctttacctgaaaaatgatgtggcacacggcctaaGTATTActaagaatactcagtaagtgaccccattaTAGGGGTCATGCTAAATGCAATCACATCCAATTATGTTGTAGGAACTTATCACATCCACTTACTGCAATCACAtccagtaagtgaccccactataggggtcCCTCTAATTCTCATCTTAacatctcttctgacacaactcTCTAATGCTcgttggatatttatattaatatcattttcatgctcttagggttgtgtcctaggtcaatctatcgacatgatgcaatatgagaCTCAtaatcatatagcatgcttaatatggaaaacatcaacatattaaaataaacctcttgcaatcatcatactcatcataacaCCATTAAGTGCATCAAATATATCATAGACGTCATACATCGAAATATATAAATTGCGTATATTATCATGCATCATAGCTCaaacatcataactcatacatcatcatagctCATACATCGTAAATAAACTATaacacatacaatttctaACCTATATTATAGTAaaaccacttacttggttggccttggccgaagtactccctaatttaattacgTAAGCTTCCGTTTCTCGAGAGCTGCCCAAAGGTCGTCGGGATTCGTTTCCTATCATACCGTTCATCACCTTCCATTagtatttcataattaaatgaataatcaattaataaatGTGCAATACAACTCCAAAATGACATCAATTACCTTAATCGTGGCCGAAAACAGGTCCGAGAGGATCAAAACGGTGGAAACCGAGCTAAAAATGGCAagtcaaacaaaaaacaatcgAGAAGCCATCGGGGAAGCCGCCGAGCCAAGCCAAAGGGCTACCTGTGTTGTTGggtgacacgtggcagcagtAGAGCGAGCGACATCGTGCAAGTGCTTCGGGTCGAGGCACGGGTTGCAGATATCAAAATCTTCCACCCTTCCATTGACACGTTTTATGAGCTTGATTGCATGCAAATTTAATAGGATCAGATCTTATTTGATGTATCAATCACCATGTGGCTTCCTTACTTCAAAAGGTGTGCTTAAATTCATTGAATGTTCTTGGCTTTATTTTGTGTGTTTATGGTCaaaggaatatatatatatatatatatatatatatatatatatatatattgcatTAGGGTTTGGTAGATCGCATGCACGCCCTCCACGTCTCCTAGAAGATAAATGAATGCCTTTTTCATCCAATTAAGTGAACCTTTATGGcctcttttttctcttcaaattaGGACAtatgctttaatttttttcctcatTTCTTGGGATTTGAGATTTGTACGATTGTactaatgataataaaaacgaaaaaaatgtGGACCTTAATACGAGTAGTTTACGGGGTaggaaaacgatcattatggttATCATAATGCTGTAATGACTAAGTAGGAAAACGATTATGATGTTTATCATAATACTGCGATGGTTAGGCAGGaaacgatcgttatgtttaACCTGATGCTGCTGTGACGgtttctagttttaacgggtgaACGGTctaaggagctcccagagtatgcttgTTCGActaggaaagtggcccagcgatGGGCAAACGGATTGGTGAgttcatactcgcacgtatgggttgtgtgtagagcatatggtacacatccaagttaccCGTTAGGATAGTACCGTATGAAAATAGACTGAAATGATAGGTCCTGTCATTGTATTtacatgttcttgcatttaactccaatagtgaggtcacttaaagtatttttttaaatactcaaaccacgtgctactacatttttaaGGTTAAGACAAGATATTCCTGTatggctgacgacgacatcgcaactcgagaccatgacacatgcatagaattgt
The nucleotide sequence above comes from Cucurbita pepo subsp. pepo cultivar mu-cu-16 chromosome LG11, ASM280686v2, whole genome shotgun sequence. Encoded proteins:
- the LOC111805180 gene encoding photosystem I reaction center subunit XI, chloroplastic-like; translated protein: MATATSPIASQLSSSFASSTTRALVAPKGLSVSPLRRIPARTHSFTIRAIQADKPTYQVIQPINGDPFIGSLETPVTSSPLIAWYLSNLPAYRTAVNPLLRGIEVGLAHGFLLVGPFVKAGPLRNTAYAGGAGSLAAGGLIAILSICLTMYGIASFNEGEPSTAPSLTLTGRKKTPDQLQTADGWAKFTGGFFFGGISGVIWAYFLLYVLDLPYFVK